The DNA sequence TGCATCGATGAGTTCGTTGCCTATCGCGTCAACTCCTCCGATGCCGCCGACACGCTCCCCAAAGGATGGAACGTCACGTTGAACGATGAGCACGTTGCCGACGGCGACGGAGACGATCCGGAAAACCACGCCGCCAAGAAGACGATGGGCCTGCTCACTCCGGCGGGCAGCGATGGAACTGGCATGGCGGTCGAGCCCGCGCTGCATTACCTGCGCTACCAGGTCGGCCCTGCCGGTGACGGCGCCAGCGCGATGCTCGCGAACGGCGCGTTCCCGCCTACGGTGGCGCACATCCCCCGACGCTGGGAGCTCACCAACCAGTTCGGCACGATCGTCGTCGACTCGCGCAAGGTGACGGCGATGCTGGTGCCCGCCGCTACCGGCGACACCGGCCCGCTCGTCGCCCCCAGCGGCAAGAACCACTTCCTGTGCTACCAGGTGCGTACGGCCAAGGGAGTCGCCAGCGATCAGACTCCCGAACTTGCTCCCGGCGTCACCAAGTTCCGCACCGATCTGCAGGGATACTTCCGCGACACGTTCGACGACTGCGCCACCGACGCCGACGGCGGCATCGGCTTCGAGGGTACCAGCGTGGAAGGGCACTGCCTCTATGATCTCAAAATCCCCGTGGAGCTGTGCAGCCCGGCGGCGATGAGCGAGGTCGAGCCGCCGCGGGAGAGTGCGGCGACGATCGAAGAGTCGAACCCGGTCACGCCGTTCGCGCTGCTCTGCTACAAGTCCGGCCTCGCGCGCGTCTGGAAGAGCGAGGAGGTGGCGGCGCTTGCCGGCGGAACGGCCGGCGCGCGCATTGAACCGAACCAGTCGCCGCACCAGGTGCACTCGCTGACGACGGGCAATCCAGTCGAGGTGGCTCCTGCCAGCGGCTTCATCTCGCCGTCGGCGCTCGACACGGTGCCCTCGCGCACGATCTGCGTATCGACGGCGGTGACGGACGTTCAGATGCTGCCTTGAACGTGCCATCGGGGAGCCGGCCGTGCCGCGCTTGCGCGACTAATTCGCGTCGTTCGCGGTTTCTGCCGCTTCGGAGGTTTCCAGTGCTGCCTCCTCGGCTTCCAGTGCTTCGAGATCGTCGGGGAAGATGCCGAAGTGCGCAGCCACGTCCGGCGCATAACGCAGGAGATCGACGCGAAGCTTGAGCAGGCTCATGTCCTTGGCCTTGCTCTCGAGCATGACGTCGAAACTAAGGCCTTCCGCGTCTCGCATGAAGCGTGCGAATTCGAACGGATTGGTGAAGTCCGCATGATTCGTGAGGATCGGCGGCAGCTGCACCGTTTTCTTGCGCTTGGTTCTCGGGTCCCGCCGCTGCACATCGCGCAGTTCGGTCCGGGGTGACGAGTAGTGGATCTTGGGCCGCTGCGGCTCGGGCCACGTCTCCACGATTCGTCGAAGCGTGTCCACCATGCCGAGGCGCTCTGGATTCAAGCACCAGAAGTGCTGGTAATCGAAGACGAGCCGCACGCCCGTGTGCTCGTAGATCCAAAGGACATCGGCCGCACTGAACCGGATGTCGTCGTGTTCGAGCACCAGTCGGTTCTGCACGTGCTTTGGAAGACGCTTCCAGTTCTCGACCCAGCGCGCACGGCTCGCCTGGTGGTCGCCGTAGACACCGCCGACGTGCGTCACCATGACCGCTTCAGGTCCCAGCTCCATGCGATCGAGCATTTCCGCCTGAGACGAGAAGTCCCAGATGCTCTTCCTGGTCAGCGTCTCGTCCGGACTGTTGAGCAGCACGTATTGCGAGGGATGGAATGAGAGGCGGATGTCCAGCTGCCGCGCCTTGGCACCGAGCGCCTGCAACTCGGCGTCGCTCTCCGCCACCATCTTGTGAAACTGCGGCATGTCGGGATGGGTGGCATACGGCGCCAGATCCGACGACAGCCGGTACATCTTGATCTCGTGCTCGGCGAGATAGTCGAAGATCGCGTCGACGTATTCCAGCGAGACCTTGAGATGCGGATTCTTTTGCCAGCGCCGTGCGTCGTTCGACTTCAAGCCGGGCTTCCCCATCACCTTCACGGCAAAACCCAGCCGTGGTGGCACTTGCGTCATGGCTGCACCTGGCTTTCCGGTCCGAAGCCGAGTCCGACAATGAATGCGTTCCAGTCATCGGGTCGGAGAGCACCTCCAGTGGCCGCAACGTGTCCACTTCCGTAGTTCTCGTCCGCACCCGCCGGTTTGTGCTCGGCGAGGAACTCGATCAGGTCGACGTCACGTGCGCTTCTCGCAGCGAAGTGGATCCAGCCGGGTCGATACCCTGTGTTGGCGGCGAGCACGATTTCGTTCTTCAACCGTCCACGCCATTGCTGTGCGATCAGCGGATGAATCTGACACGGTGAATCGAACAGGATCAGCGCGACACCATTGCGCACCTTGGGAGCAATGCGGCGTGCGCCCGCCATAGCTGCCTTGACTTCCTCGCGAGCGGCCTGGAGCTTCGCGGTCTCAGGGTAGCGGCCGGACAGCAGATCTTTGGGGCTCTCCGCGTGCAGCAGCAGATGCAACGCGGGACTCGCATCGCCGGACGCCGATCGCCGTGGTGCGTTGATCAACGTCGTCGCTTCGCGAAGCGCAGTGATGCCGTAGCGCTTTCGTGCCAGCGAGAGCTCGGGGAAATCCGCACCTTCTGCCATGTCGCCGATGAGCCCGATGGCGGCGATCCACAACCATCGGTCGGCGTCCGCTATTTCGCTTGCACACCAGAACGCGAGCAGGCTCGACGTCGGAACGGGCGAATGACCGTATCCGCTGATCACCGCGCCATCTGCCAACGCTGTCGACGGCACATGATGGTCTATGATGATGGTCGGTGCGTCGGACTTGATTGTCCCGGGACGCACACCAAGATCGGCGACCATCAGCCCCGCCAGCGCCAGCGGCTCGAGCTCTGCTGCCATGCTCTTCGACCAAGGGTTCTCGCCGCGACCAACAATGCGCGTGATGACTTCGCGTCCGCTGCTGCGCAGGGCACGGACGAGCAGAGCCGTTGCGCTGAGACCATCCGCATCGTGATGACCCATGACGAGCACCGGTTTCTGTGCATCGAAATTTCTGAGTGCGTCGGAGAAGCGCTTCCGGACGTCAGCCGCGAGCAGGGTGGGAGGAGGAAAGTCGGGATCCATTAGGGGAAAGACCCGCGCGAGCGGCGGATTTCGATGGTCATGGGGGCTGCAGGACTCATGCCGCGTCTATCCAGATGGCGCTCGCCACCTCCGGGCAGCGAGCAACAGATGAGTTACAGTAGCCCGCCAGAGGATGAACGCCATGCCTGACGGTCGCGCACCCGCCGAATTCGCAGATTCGTCGGAAGCAGCCGCCCGCACGCGGCGTAGCGGCGGAACCTTGCACGCAGGCTCGCGA is a window from the Candidatus Limnocylindrales bacterium genome containing:
- a CDS encoding DHH family phosphoesterase, giving the protein MDPDFPPPTLLAADVRKRFSDALRNFDAQKPVLVMGHHDADGLSATALLVRALRSSGREVITRIVGRGENPWSKSMAAELEPLALAGLMVADLGVRPGTIKSDAPTIIIDHHVPSTALADGAVISGYGHSPVPTSSLLAFWCASEIADADRWLWIAAIGLIGDMAEGADFPELSLARKRYGITALREATTLINAPRRSASGDASPALHLLLHAESPKDLLSGRYPETAKLQAAREEVKAAMAGARRIAPKVRNGVALILFDSPCQIHPLIAQQWRGRLKNEIVLAANTGYRPGWIHFAARSARDVDLIEFLAEHKPAGADENYGSGHVAATGGALRPDDWNAFIVGLGFGPESQVQP
- the uvsE gene encoding UV DNA damage repair endonuclease UvsE; amino-acid sequence: MTQVPPRLGFAVKVMGKPGLKSNDARRWQKNPHLKVSLEYVDAIFDYLAEHEIKMYRLSSDLAPYATHPDMPQFHKMVAESDAELQALGAKARQLDIRLSFHPSQYVLLNSPDETLTRKSIWDFSSQAEMLDRMELGPEAVMVTHVGGVYGDHQASRARWVENWKRLPKHVQNRLVLEHDDIRFSAADVLWIYEHTGVRLVFDYQHFWCLNPERLGMVDTLRRIVETWPEPQRPKIHYSSPRTELRDVQRRDPRTKRKKTVQLPPILTNHADFTNPFEFARFMRDAEGLSFDVMLESKAKDMSLLKLRVDLLRYAPDVAAHFGIFPDDLEALEAEEAALETSEAAETANDAN